From Dehalococcoidales bacterium, a single genomic window includes:
- a CDS encoding 4Fe-4S binding protein — protein sequence MAGVKMRTPFGIGFIGGVTVPNEFLRNAQAGCGHMCVQIDYKPNKEQCDAILAETEMVDDSPIPEIYTDPEGKEQLIGHAKPIWTSYGMAGYCYFPGGSGVGHFGLDPRIEAIKPNLSGYYPTQDQWEAQFDKVGKLISESKKLLPENTPLVGIFRGIGATPKGYTYNAKFVEDMGADMVLLNCACPDNTPYDYMYKWYKQGDIPARGKSFYGMLLWRDKMANIIREIKKVVKIPLGVKMSTEVGCLDYVWCCEEFLKAGCDFIETMNCGQITLPPDIYNPKTSPVETQVYNKLTTAFNGPGLLNVNFKDVGIVGHFVPKMGIMSTGGLTDPEHVVQALMLGAHCTNQVTAVEARGRDVIRENVHFLHNFMKQQGYSSVKEIIGIHQPYLKDWDHIWGNSQSVKRFSAVDTSKCVGCGICADRPHATCPEGCCTMENGHVVVHPELCLNCERCVVYCPYGARFMVNA from the coding sequence CTCAAGCAGGCTGCGGGCATATGTGTGTTCAAATTGACTACAAGCCGAATAAGGAGCAGTGCGACGCTATTCTTGCCGAAACGGAAATGGTGGACGATAGCCCTATCCCAGAGATATACACAGATCCTGAAGGTAAAGAGCAGCTTATTGGCCATGCAAAACCCATTTGGACTTCATATGGTATGGCCGGGTATTGCTATTTCCCTGGTGGAAGTGGCGTTGGGCATTTTGGACTTGATCCACGGATCGAGGCAATTAAGCCCAACCTCTCTGGATATTATCCCACCCAAGACCAATGGGAAGCACAATTCGACAAGGTCGGCAAATTGATTTCAGAATCGAAGAAACTTTTGCCGGAGAACACGCCTTTGGTTGGAATATTCCGCGGTATTGGTGCTACTCCCAAAGGATATACGTATAATGCTAAGTTTGTTGAAGATATGGGCGCAGACATGGTGCTGCTTAACTGCGCATGCCCTGACAATACTCCATATGACTACATGTACAAATGGTATAAGCAAGGTGATATTCCTGCTCGGGGTAAGAGTTTCTACGGCATGTTGCTGTGGAGAGACAAAATGGCGAATATCATAAGAGAAATCAAGAAAGTTGTCAAAATCCCTCTTGGTGTCAAGATGTCTACCGAAGTTGGTTGTTTGGACTATGTATGGTGTTGCGAAGAATTCTTAAAGGCAGGGTGTGATTTTATTGAGACCATGAATTGTGGTCAGATTACCTTACCACCTGACATATACAATCCGAAGACCTCGCCTGTTGAAACTCAGGTCTATAATAAACTAACAACCGCTTTCAATGGCCCCGGTTTGCTCAATGTCAACTTTAAAGATGTAGGCATAGTCGGCCATTTTGTGCCAAAGATGGGTATAATGTCAACAGGCGGGCTTACAGACCCTGAACATGTTGTGCAGGCGCTTATGCTTGGCGCGCATTGTACCAACCAGGTAACTGCTGTTGAAGCTCGAGGCAGAGATGTTATAAGGGAAAATGTACACTTTCTACACAACTTCATGAAACAGCAGGGCTACTCTTCCGTTAAAGAAATCATCGGGATTCATCAACCTTACCTCAAGGACTGGGATCACATTTGGGGTAACTCTCAGTCAGTGAAGCGCTTCTCAGCTGTTGACACTTCAAAGTGTGTTGGTTGTGGTATTTGTGCCGATAGGCCACATGCAACATGCCCTGAAGGTTGTTGCACGATGGAAAATGGACATGTTGTTGTGCATCCAGAATTATGTCTAAATTGCGAACGATGTGTCGTGTATTGCCCTTATGGCGCTAGGTTCATGGTTAATGCATAG
- a CDS encoding 3,4-dihydroxy-2-butanone-4-phosphate synthase, with product MVLEGVCPPGECLHQEGIALSHGEKRKKGMKFAQVEEAIDEIKAGRFVIIVDDEDRENEGDLAIAAEKITPEAVNFMCVHARVLICLPATRERLEQLNIPLMVN from the coding sequence TTGGTTTTAGAAGGAGTATGCCCTCCTGGTGAATGTCTTCACCAGGAGGGCATAGCATTATCACATGGGGAGAAAAGGAAGAAAGGTATGAAGTTTGCACAGGTTGAAGAAGCTATCGATGAAATTAAAGCTGGCCGTTTCGTTATAATTGTTGACGATGAAGACAGAGAGAATGAGGGAGACTTAGCTATTGCTGCAGAAAAGATTACTCCTGAGGCTGTAAACTTTATGTGTGTGCATGCCAGGGTGCTAATATGTCTACCTGCAACACGTGAACGGTTAGAACAATTGAATATCCCATTAATGGTTAAT
- a CDS encoding HIT domain-containing protein, which yields MTECAICRVILEPSLPWKVYETEHVAAVLESYPMHKGHTLVFPKKHYDTLMDMPLEEVAELFKSVASVAQAVINLPGVEGITLIQGNGECAWQNIPHVYVNVIPRYEGDRIKIAHPSSRISNEIQEEVLQSLVKEINEAIALEAP from the coding sequence ATGACTGAATGCGCCATATGTAGAGTAATTCTAGAGCCCTCTCTCCCATGGAAGGTTTATGAGACTGAGCATGTCGCTGCAGTTCTTGAAAGTTATCCAATGCATAAGGGGCATACCCTCGTTTTTCCTAAAAAGCACTATGACACTTTAATGGATATGCCGTTGGAGGAAGTGGCCGAGTTGTTTAAGAGCGTAGCAAGTGTGGCCCAAGCTGTAATAAATCTGCCAGGAGTGGAAGGGATCACGTTAATCCAGGGTAACGGAGAATGCGCTTGGCAGAATATACCACACGTCTATGTCAATGTTATCCCGAGGTACGAAGGTGACAGGATAAAGATTGCGCACCCTTCAAGTAGAATATCGAATGAAATTCAAGAAGAGGTACTGCAATCACTGGTTAAAGAAATCAATGAAGCTATTGCTCTTGAAGCTCCATGA